From a single Nothobranchius furzeri strain GRZ-AD chromosome 7, NfurGRZ-RIMD1, whole genome shotgun sequence genomic region:
- the LOC139070670 gene encoding uncharacterized protein, translated as MGNEHGQIIMSVLTVSEGHGLGKMVEGVIKRYHDAGVSPPEVLYVDRDCCGSSHLHKMIRAWQNTSICLDIWHFMRRIAVGCTTDSYPLYAGFMNKLSHCIFMWDDCDLQALKEAKRAELEAKLLHPTDADLLRNISRAEMARHCKRTTRSSSEMETLISELIEAYSGHKGGNSLGVPLINSERMAEIWKAQKKHLSCLQDPPGVLLYMETGTIKKGGHILKTYRCARGSTSLESFHLHMNRFIPGTLASDTFFQAYLLDGLARWNEDRSMSAEGRSEPHSYSGLLRHAANQLSQEVLGKSCVNYTGPQAYTGELIGVEYLYNQTGDVLEDRRVAIAALETEDVAVAEDEGFEESEVFVDLTVPILETTLQTPQPACSHDFLTSPASEPFLEIPAVEVKHAPVDDLEETASPSRLPDFHSDDTIPGTSRRQDSVGPDNTEGFRAVQDLAEALFNLREHSLALTLEESNNIVALWKRLSEHDKERTVFSPRHQTTLNKGRFRATKKIVAPGVESTKRCYSGARIPGQWPDCNRIVEAIFVQLCMAYPNPKRVEGVAFSRWTLIIRAYKHIRECILNNITIMEETTIQLPEVNKTTLTQWYCRRTRAQEKDILEQGILAPKPAISGETSQQSAPQHKAIQPAPSHKPYTFVLHPDTAGTAKLKIKKSDRAQCPPQPQPQNTGQLSVEIFPPATSSGPTYSVPSFIPIQPLPQPILPQFICAPTPSVPVYPVVAGPSAPKSQTPHVPYTTQQYRKRKEKEEQAGLQTRKYVKKKDTIVCKKCQKERKPSCHKQYFGNWYCEETANQTFEDWRAEMAARGYGKKKS; from the exons ATGGGGAACGAGCACGGCCAGATCATCATGTCTGTACTCACAGTGAGCGAAGGTCATGGGTTAGGCAAGATGGTTGAGGGAGTCATTAAGCGCTACCACGATGCAGGAGTGTCGCCTCCAGAAGTGCTGTATGTCGACCGGGACTGCTGTGGGTCTTCTCATCTCCACAAAATGATCAGGGCGTGGCAAAACACCAGCATTTGCTTGGACATTTGGCACTTTATGAGGAGGATTGCAGTGGGCTGCACCACCGACTCTTATCCACTTTATGCCGGCTTCATGAACAAACTGAGCCACTGCATTTTCATGTGGGATGACTGTGACCTGCAAGCTCTAAAGGAAGCCAAGCGAGCTGAACTGGAGGCCAAGTTGTTGCACCCCACAGATGCTGATCTGCTGCGAAACATCAGCAGAGCTGAGATGGCACGTCACTGCAAAAGGACAACCAGAAGCAGCTCGGAGATGGAGACCTTGATATCGGAACTGATTGAGGCCTACAGCGGGCACAAGGGAGGCAACTCATTGGGAGTTCCGCTCATCAATTCAGAGAGAATGGCAGAGATATGGAAGGCTCAGAAGAAGCACCTCAGCTGTCTCCAGGACCCACCAGGAGTACTCCTATACATGGAGACTGGCACCATCAAGAAGGGGGGGCACATTCTGAAAACCTATCGATGTGCAAGAGGCTCCACTTCCCTCGAGTCCTTCCACCTGCACATGAACAGGTTTATTCCTG GAACACTGGCAAGTGACACCTTTTTTCAGGCATACCTGTTGGATGGCTTGGCCAGGTGGAACGAAGACAGGAGCATGTCAGCAGAAGGAAGATCAGAGCCTCACTCCTACAGCGGCCTCCTGAGGCATGCTGCAAACCAGCTGTCACAGGAAGTCCTCGGGAAGAGCTGTGTGAATTACACAGGGCCACAGGCGTACACAG GGGAACTCATTGGGGTCGAGTATCTCTACAACCAAACAGGAGATGTTCTTGAGGACCGCAGAGTGGCAATTGCAGCTTTGGAGACAGAAGACGTAGCTGTGGCAGAAGATGAGGGCTTTGAAGAGTCTGAGGTTTTTGTGGATCTCACAGTTCCCATCTTGGAAACCACGCTCCAGACTCCTCAACCTGCCTGTTCACATGACTTCTTAACATCACCTGCATCTGAACCCTTCCTAGAGATACCAGCTGTGGAAGTTAAACATGCTCCTGTGGATGACCTGGAAGAAA CTGCATCTCCATCAAGGCTGCCTGATTTCCACTCTGATGACACTATTCCAGGGACATCAAGGAGACAG GACTCCGTTGGCCCCGACAACACCGAAGGTTTCAGAGCTGTGCAGGATTTGGCTGAAGCACTCTTCAATCTGAGAGAGCACAGCCTGGCTCTCACCCTTGAAGAGTCCAATAACATTGTTGCTCTTTGGAAGAGATTGTCAGAGCACGACAAGGAGCGCACCGTTTTTTCTCCACGCCACCAAACAACCCTGAACAAAGGCCGTTTTAGAGCAACAAAAAAAATTGTTGCACCAGGCGTGGAGTCGACAAAGCG GTGCTATTCTGGAGCACGCATTCCTGGACAGTGGCCAGATTGCAACCGGATTGTTGaggccatttttgtccagctcTGCATGGCTTATCCAAACCCAAAGAGAGTGGAAGGTGTGGCATTTTCAAGGTGGACCCTCATCATTCGTGCTTACAAGCACATTAGAGAGTGCATCCtgaacaacatcaccatcatGGAGGAGACGACCATACAGTTGCCAGAAGTCAACAAAACAACCCTCACACAGTG GTATTGCAGACGCACCCGGGCACAGGAGAAAGACATTCTTGAACAGGGCATTCTGGCACCAAAGCCAGCCATTTCCGGTGAAACCAGTCAGCAGTCAGCACCACAGCACAAAGCCATTCAACCTGCTCCATCACACAAACCTTACACCTTCGTCCTTCATCCCGACACGGCTGGAACGGCAAAACTGAAAATCAAAAAGTCAGATAGAGCACAGTGCCCACCTCAGCCTCAGCCACAGAACACAGGACAGTTGTCTGTGGAAATTTTTCCACCAGCAACCTCATCTGGTCCCACCTATTCTGTACCTTCTTTTATTCCGATCCAGCCACTTCCTCAACCCATCCTGCCACAGTTTATCTGTGCTCCGACTCCCTCTGTGCCAGTGTACCCTGTTGTGGCTGGGCCATCAGCACCTAAAAGCCAGACACCACATGTACCCTACACCACACAGCAGTACAGGAAGAGGAAGGAAAAAGAGGAGCAGGCTGGACTACAGACacgaaaatatgtaaaaaaaaaagacacaataGTTTGCAAGAAGtgccaaaaagaaagaaagccaTCCTGCCATAAACAGTATTTTGGGAACTGGTACTGTGAAGAGACTGCAAACCAGACTTTTGAAGACTGGAGAGCTGAAATGGCTGCACGTGgctatggtaaaaaaaaatcttaa